One Setaria viridis chromosome 5, Setaria_viridis_v4.0, whole genome shotgun sequence genomic region harbors:
- the LOC117858518 gene encoding probable complex I intermediate-associated protein 30 isoform X3 encodes MSRLRALWQASFNSTKRALVWSSDDLIPPTERYIFNFNSKDELKRWHLYSDSEYGGLSSASLEITEGAAGADTSLTGVFSGNLSSDMSEGSTWRIRRYGFCGMRSKKFDGFIDLDAYDTIAMKIKGDGRCYISTIYTENWVNSPGQQEDNSWQAFVYTPQDRWQILKFLFCSDPS; translated from the exons ATGTCGAGGCTGCGAGCTCTGTGGCAAGCTTCCTTTAACTCCACCAAGAGAG CTCTTGTATGGAGTTCAGATGATCTGATTCCACCAACTGAAAGATATATATTCAATTTCAACTCAAAAGATGAGCTGAAAAGGTGGCATTTGTACTCAGATTCAGAGTATGGAG GTTTATCTTCTGCATCATTGGAGATAACTGAAGGTGCTGCTGGTGCAGATACTTCATTAACTG GTGTGTTTTCTGGTAATCTTTCTTCGGATATGTCTGAGGGGTCAACATGGAGGATCAGGCGCTATGGATTCTGCGGGATGCGATCAAAAAAG TTTGATGGTTTCATTGACCTCGATGCATATGATACAATAGCAATGAAGATCAAAGGGGATGGAAGATGCTACATATCTACC ATATACACAGAGAATTGGGTGAATTCACCTGGACAACAAGAAGATAATTCATGGCAGGCTTTTGTGTACACACCCCAAGACAGATGGCAAATCTTGAAG TTTCTGTTTTGTTCAGATCCCTCTTGA
- the LOC117858520 gene encoding uncharacterized protein — MANAEEFCESEVLWPEAPHDAGDAPPSCSSSPAPPRRSGTPARGGAPDGTPRRSGSRPVDIPRPARSAALRSGGDDDDEDGGRNGTMVPPHVLVSRRRPEGGAAFALRSGPGRARELSHLRNSVLRMTGFIEG, encoded by the coding sequence ATGGCGAATGCCGAGGAGTTCTGCGAGTCCGAGGTGCTGTGGCCAGAGGCGCcccacgacgccggcgacgcgccGCCTAGCTGCAGctcgtcgcccgcgccgccgcggcggtccgGGACGCCGGCTCGGGGAGGAGCCCCCGACGGAACGCCGCGGCGCTCGGGCTCGCGGCCGGTGGACATTCCTAGGCCCGCGCGCTCGGCGGCCCTccggagcggcggcgacgacgacgacgaggacggcggccggaaCGGCACGATGGTGCCGCCGCACGTGCTGgtctcgcggcggcggccggagggggGGGCGGCGTTCGCGCTGCGGTCGGGACCGGGCCGGGCGCGCGAGCTCAGCCACCTGCGCAACTCCGTGCTGCGGATGACCGGCTTCATCGAAGGATGA
- the LOC117858518 gene encoding probable complex I intermediate-associated protein 30 isoform X1: MSRLRALWQASFNSTKRALVWSSDDLIPPTERYIFNFNSKDELKRWHLYSDSEYGGLSSASLEITEGAAGADTSLTGVFSGNLSSDMSEGSTWRIRRYGFCGMRSKKFDGFIDLDAYDTIAMKIKGDGRCYISTIYTENWVNSPGQQEDNSWQAFVYTPQDRWQILKIPLDRYLPTWRGSVIEAKLEMNPARIVGMSLSVNAEGGVPGAKTGTGDFRLEVDWIKALRTV; this comes from the exons ATGTCGAGGCTGCGAGCTCTGTGGCAAGCTTCCTTTAACTCCACCAAGAGAG CTCTTGTATGGAGTTCAGATGATCTGATTCCACCAACTGAAAGATATATATTCAATTTCAACTCAAAAGATGAGCTGAAAAGGTGGCATTTGTACTCAGATTCAGAGTATGGAG GTTTATCTTCTGCATCATTGGAGATAACTGAAGGTGCTGCTGGTGCAGATACTTCATTAACTG GTGTGTTTTCTGGTAATCTTTCTTCGGATATGTCTGAGGGGTCAACATGGAGGATCAGGCGCTATGGATTCTGCGGGATGCGATCAAAAAAG TTTGATGGTTTCATTGACCTCGATGCATATGATACAATAGCAATGAAGATCAAAGGGGATGGAAGATGCTACATATCTACC ATATACACAGAGAATTGGGTGAATTCACCTGGACAACAAGAAGATAATTCATGGCAGGCTTTTGTGTACACACCCCAAGACAGATGGCAAATCTTGAAG ATCCCTCTTGATCGGTATTTACCTACATGGAGAGGAAGTGTGATTGAGGCAAAGTTGGAAATGAATCCTGCTCGGATTGTGGGGATGTCTCTCTCTGTAAACGCAGAAGGCGGTGTTCCCGGTGCCAAGACTGGGACTGGTGATTTTAGGCTAGAGGTTGATTGGATCAAGGCATTGAGGACAGTGTGA
- the LOC117858518 gene encoding probable complex I intermediate-associated protein 30 isoform X2: MECYYPGLSSASLEITEGAAGADTSLTGVFSGNLSSDMSEGSTWRIRRYGFCGMRSKKFDGFIDLDAYDTIAMKIKGDGRCYISTIYTENWVNSPGQQEDNSWQAFVYTPQDRWQILKIPLDRYLPTWRGSVIEAKLEMNPARIVGMSLSVNAEGGVPGAKTGTGDFRLEVDWIKALRTV, translated from the exons ATGGAG TGTTATTATCCAGGTTTATCTTCTGCATCATTGGAGATAACTGAAGGTGCTGCTGGTGCAGATACTTCATTAACTG GTGTGTTTTCTGGTAATCTTTCTTCGGATATGTCTGAGGGGTCAACATGGAGGATCAGGCGCTATGGATTCTGCGGGATGCGATCAAAAAAG TTTGATGGTTTCATTGACCTCGATGCATATGATACAATAGCAATGAAGATCAAAGGGGATGGAAGATGCTACATATCTACC ATATACACAGAGAATTGGGTGAATTCACCTGGACAACAAGAAGATAATTCATGGCAGGCTTTTGTGTACACACCCCAAGACAGATGGCAAATCTTGAAG ATCCCTCTTGATCGGTATTTACCTACATGGAGAGGAAGTGTGATTGAGGCAAAGTTGGAAATGAATCCTGCTCGGATTGTGGGGATGTCTCTCTCTGTAAACGCAGAAGGCGGTGTTCCCGGTGCCAAGACTGGGACTGGTGATTTTAGGCTAGAGGTTGATTGGATCAAGGCATTGAGGACAGTGTGA